Proteins encoded within one genomic window of Girardinichthys multiradiatus isolate DD_20200921_A chromosome 21, DD_fGirMul_XY1, whole genome shotgun sequence:
- the c1qtnf9 gene encoding complement C1q and tumor necrosis factor-related protein 9A has product MSQIKFRVVLLVLLLLLLLVVRCVAEESAPSKGCVCGYPGIPGDPGHNGSPGRDGRDGLRGDKGDQGEVGRPGPAGTDGLKGDKGDTGTSGQIGPKGKKGDNAERGPPGKMGPQGIQGPTGPMGSKGELGMPGPQGPKGDLGPPGPHGPKGEVGLRGDRGIQGPLGPPGKPGLKGEIGFPGPKGSIGYRGERGARGEKGDSGDKGESPVIPKSAFSVGLTARSKLPPANTPIRFDKIIYNQQNHYDPQTGRFTCPVAGAYFFTYHITVFSRNVKVALVKNGAKIIHTTDNYQTSEDQAAGGAVLHLDVGDRVWLQVVGGELFNGLFADEDDDTTFSGFIIFGA; this is encoded by the exons ATGTCACAGATAAAGTTTAGGGTTGTTCTCCTGGTCCTGCTCCTGCTCCTGCTCTTGGTTGTCAGATGTGTTGCAGAGGAATCGGCACCAAGTAAAGGCTGCGTTTGTGGGTATCCTGGAATACCAGGCGATCCTGGTCACAATGGTTCGCCGGGCAGAGACGGCAGAGATGGACTCAGAGGAGACAAAGGAGACCAAG GTGAAGTTGGGCGTCCTGGACCTGCAGGTACTGATGGCCTTAAGGGAGACAAAGGAGACACTG gtacaaGCGGTCAAATTGGGcctaaaggaaaaaaaggagatAATGCAGAAAGGGGACCTCCTGGGAAAATGGGGCCCCAAGGAATACAGGGGCCAACTGGTCCAATGGGAAGTAAAGGAGAACTTGGTATGCCAGGACCCCAAGGACCTAAAGGTGATTTAGGGCCTCCGGGACCACATGGTCCAAAGGGTGAAGTTGGCCTTCGAGGTGACAGAGGTATTCAAGGCCCACTGGGCCCCCCTGGGAAGCCAGGCCTCAAGGGAGAAATTGGTTTTCCAGGTCCCAAAGGGAGCATTGGTTACCGTGGGGAGCGGGGCGCTCGGGGGGAGAAGGGTGATAGCGGTGATAAGGGAGAGTCTCCTGTCATCCCCAAAAGTGCCTTCTCTGTGGGACTCACAGCACGTAGTAAACTTCCACCAGCCAACACGCCGATCCGGTTTGACAAGATCATTTACAACCAACAAAACCACTACGACCCACAGACAGGGAGATTCACGTGCCCCGTGGCAGGAGCCTACTTCTTCACCTATCACATCACCGTCTTCTCCAGAAACGTGAAAGTGGCCTTAGTGAAGAACGGGGCAAAAATCATCCACACCACGGACAACTACCAGACCAGCGAGGATCAGGCagcagggggcgctgtgctgcaCCTGGATGTGGGGGACAGAGTGTGGCTGCAGGTAGTTGGAGGAGAGCTGTTTAACGGGCTTTTtgctgatgaagatgatgacactACCTTCTCTGGGTTCATAATCTTTGGAGCCTAA